One region of Manis pentadactyla isolate mManPen7 chromosome 9, mManPen7.hap1, whole genome shotgun sequence genomic DNA includes:
- the LOC118912104 gene encoding olfactory receptor 52B4-like: protein MTTLNHTGVSHTVFLLLGVPGLENQHLWISIPFLISYVIALLGNSLLICIILTKCSLHEPMYLFLCMLAGADIVLATCTVPQALAIFWFRAGEISLGRCITQLFFIHSTFISESGILLVMAFDRYIAICYPLRYTTILTHRLIGKTGLTVLLRSYGTIFLVIFLLKRLTFCKSNILPRIACEHIVLARVSCDDIRVNIWYGFFVLLSTVVLDIVLIFFSYVLILRAVFRIPSQDARHKALNTCGSHVCVIILFYGPGIFTTLTQRFGQNIASHIHVLLASVCILAPPMLNPIIYGIKTKQIRDQVVLVLFTKWK from the coding sequence ATGACTACATTAAACCACACCGGTGTTAGCCACACAGTCTTCCTCTTGCTGGGGGTCCCTGGCCTTGAGAATCAGCACCTGTGGATTTCCATCCCCTTCCTCATTTCCTATGTCATCGCCCTGCTTGGGAACAGCCTGCTCATCTGCATCATCCTCACAAAGTGCAGCCTCCATGAGCCCATGTACCTCTTCCTCTGCATGCTGGCCGGAGCAGACATTGTCCTCGCCACATGCACAGTGCCTCAGGCCCTGGCCATCTTCTGGTTCCGTGCTGGGGAGATCTCCCTGGGTCGCTGTATCACTCAGCTCTTCTTCATCCACTCCACCTTCATCTCTGAGTCAGGGATCTTGCTGGTGATGGCGTTTGACCGCTACATTGCCATATGCTACCCACTGAGATACACCACTATCCTTACACATAGACTGATTGGTAAAACTGGACTGACTGTCCTTTTAAGAAGTTATGGTACAATTTTCCTCGTGATATTTCTTCTGAAAAGATTGACTTTCTGCAAAAGTAACATTCTTCCACGCATTGCTTGTGAGCACATTGTCTTGGCCCGTGTTTCCTGCGATGACATTAGAGTAAATATCTGGTATGGCTTTTTTGTCTTATTGTCAACAGTGGTCTTAGATATtgtgctaatttttttttcctatgtgctGATTCTCCGGGCTGTCTTCCGCATCCCATCCCAAGATGCTCGTCACAAAGCTCTCAACACATGTGGCTCCCATGTCTGTGTCATCATCCTCTTTTATGGGCCTGGGATCTTTACTACTCTTACTCAGAGGTTTGGACAAAACATTGCATCCCATATCCACGTACTGCTGGCCAGTGTCTGCATTCTGGCTCCTCCTATGCTGAACCCCATCATTTATGGGATCAAGACCAAACAGATTCGGGATCAAGTGGTTCTAGTGTTGTTTACAAAGTGGAAATAA